From Hydra vulgaris chromosome 15, alternate assembly HydraT2T_AEP, one genomic window encodes:
- the LOC136092049 gene encoding tigger transposable element-derived protein 2-like, whose protein sequence is MAKGKGKRLSEDQRVRIIAKLKKSDAPSKRAIAREYNIEVPPSLAIMKAKEIARKLNIKEEFQASWLANFHRRRGLKSMHLFGEGAEVDKDDPFLLLQLEDLYSVIKMYRPENVYNMDETGLFFCLLPRYYLLMPTESLVTTRGSHKIPCSMIGKAARPACIVGRTWPIPYFCQKNPWMDVSICWKWFNEVSYPEVKRKTGLPILLLLDNAPGHFETFERNLIKVVFFPPNCTNWKQPFDMGITVSLKKRYQYIYLSDTFSYYSLDVNTKECLKETIKEDVEDCLSLQENNDKAVAMDNNNDEEEANNDEIDDGTDFLGIEFIHYISLINIGKQLKCQKAKAILKDNNDKLMNSYEQLSSNIRSVIMKIKREKLQNAY, encoded by the exons ATGGCTAAAGGCAAAGGAAAAAGATTATCAGAAGATCAACGAGTCAGAATTAtagctaaacttaaaaaaagtgatGCGCCAAGCAAACGAGCGATTGCAAGAGAATATAAT ATTGAAGTGCCTCCATCGTTAGCAATTATGAAAGCAAAAGAAATAGCgcgaaaattaaatataaaagaagaatTTCAAGCTTCTTGGCTCGCAAATTTTCATCGTCGTCGAGGCTTAAAATCAATGCATCTCTTTGGAGAAGGAGCTGAAGTTGACAAAGATGATCCTTTTCTTCTTTTGCAACTTGAGGACCTTTACTCAGTTATTAAAATGTACAGACCcgaaaatgtatataatatggACGAAACtggactttttttttgcttactgCCTAGATATTATCTGTTAATGCCTACTGAAAGCTTAGTAACTACAAGAG GATCTCACAAAATACCCTGTTCTATGATTGGAAAAGCTGCACGACCTGCTTGTATAGTCGGTAGAACATGGCCTATACCGTATTTTTGTCAGAAAAATCCATGGATGGATGTCTCTATATGTTGGAAATGGTTCAATGAAGTCTCTTATCCTGAAGTTAAACGCAAAACTGGCTTGcctattcttttattattagaCAATGCACCTGGACATTTTGAGACGTTTGAGCGAAAtcttataaaagttgttttcttcCCTCCAAATTGCACAAATTGGAAGCAACCATTTGATATGGGGATTACTGTCTCTCTCAAGAAGcgatatcaatatatatatctCTCAGACACATTTTCATATTACAGCCTCGATGTAAATACAAAGGAATGTCTGAAAGAAA CAATCAAGGAAGATGTTGAAGATTGTTTGTCTCTCCAAGAAAATAATGATAAGGCAGTTGCTATGGATAACAATAATGATGAAGAAGAAGCTAATAATGATGAGATAGACGATGGTACAGACTTCTTAGGTATTgaatttatacattatatatctTTGATCAATATTGGCAAGcaattaaaatgtcaaaaagctaaagcaattttaaaagacAACAACGACAAATTAATGAATAGCTATGAACAACTATCATCAAACATACGATCagtaattatgaaaattaaacgAGAAAAGCTGCAGAATGCATACTAG